gctgaGTGCCGCGGCCTAGGACGCagccctagcctcagagaaccctgggggtcgtggcccaaggtgctagggccgcagcccttgccctgtttttgccCCGTTTTTGCCCCGTTttctcgttttgaccccgggaacctagttttaggcctcgggagtgtccttactacttggattagtttggattgatctcttggaggctagataatggtttgagaacccttgattatcttgattattgatggtatcccatatgtgttgtgattaggtaaccgctaaaggactaaaagctaaaccgttctcaaaggttgttcttttgctcattctagctcgaatcaaaggtaagaaaattgcacccaaagtgtgacatgcatggatatttgtgaggcatgttgattgtataaatatggacatggattgaatatagaatcgacaaaagtgttagtatcagctgtgaagctgtgacttatttgtcaggttcggcagtgatactggacacaggtcaggtagcgctaatttatttgtcagaacggccttagcgtgaatcacgcaagccaacagagattagatctaattgactactagcattgaatgactcaaggagcattaatgcctgaccgaccctgagggtcgatgaataaacagagcttggaggctagtggcttacctagcagccactctcccgctaaaaagagagcttggaggctagtggcttacctagcagccactctcccgctagaaaacagagcttggaggctagtggcttacctagcagccactctcccgcttgaaaacagagcttggaggctagtggcttacctaacaactactctcccgctaaaatcatgtgatgttcattcgcttgtttgaaagctttatgcttagtgtgattataatgataatcatttgataatgtttatgaaaagtattatgttttcttgctgggctatggctcatgggtgctatgtggtgcaggtaaagggaaagagaagctcacttagccttgagtggagagctgaagtggtgatgtgtacatatgcggccgcttgaccaccacggccaaggagttctcagaggaactagggggtttaccctatttttgccgcttaggtcagcgggattgtaactttaaaatagtagtgaccattttgtactgagaaccacttgtaaatgttttgtttagctctgcagagtagtttgtaataaaatctccatttcctttttaatgGTTCTATACCTTAacttgttaattacacttagagcacgtttttgaccaaaggactcaggtaacgagtcaaatttccggtccaccgttcaccataactgttctggggtagccagggcattacaatggTAAAGAAACTCTGTGTTTGGAAGATGTTCTGTCTATTTTGAAGACTAAAGAATTTGAGCTGAATGTTGAGAAAggcaagaaagaaaaagatgagtctTTGTTCATGAGGGGAAGACAACCAAGAAGATCTTTTAGTATAAGGAAAGACAATTCAAATTGGAGGTCTCCTGCTCGATCAAACTCAAGAGGAAAATAAACAAGAAGGTGTCACTACTATGGAAAAATCGGACACCTTAGAAGGTTTTGTTgggatttgaagaagaaaaaggaaaagcgATCAACACGCAGATGACACTACTGCACTCATAGATGGAGCAAGTCTGGAATATTCTGATGGAGAATTGTTCAATGTGTCATCAGCAAGAGATATAACTGAATGGATACTTGACTTAGGATGTACCTATCATATGAGCCCAATAAAAGAATGGTGTTTTGAATTCAAGAAATTGCACAATAACAAAGTACTCAAGGGAAATGATCAAGCTTGTCAAGTAGAAGGAATTGAGTCTATAGCAATAAAATACTTTGATGGGATAGTAAGGATTCTTGAAAATTTAAGGTACATACTAGATTTAAGAAGGAATTTAATATCAATTAGTGCACTGGATTCTCAAAGGTTGTGCTTCAAAGGAAGTGATGGAAATTTCAGAATCTCACAAGGTTCAAGAGTAATAATGAAAAGCATAAAAAAGCATGGTTTATATGTACTTTTTGGTAGTACTGTCATAGCTGGTGAAGCATCAATGGCCAAACATGATAGCTCAGAGATAGAAATTTGGCATCAAAGGCTAGGCCACATGAGTGAAACAGGTATGACTGAACTTTGTAAACAAGCTTTATTAACTAACATAAAATCTTCTTCTTTGTCTTTCCGTGAAACATGCATTAGAGGTAAACAACACAAAGTCAAATTTTGAGTTGGAAAACATAAAGCATCTCAGATTGTGGAGTATGTCACTCTGATCTTTGGGGGCCGAGCAAAGTAGCTACTCAAGGTGCAAATCACTATTTTTTGTCCATAGTAGACGACTATAGAAGAAAGGTATGGATTTATCTTTTAAAACACAAGAATGATTGCTTTGAAAAATTTAAAGAGTGGAGAAATTATGTTGAGAAACAAACTGGTAAGTTGCTGAAAGTTATTAGGACAGATAATGGCCTAGAACTTGATAATAAGGAATTTAATACTTGGTGCAAAAGGGAGGGGATAGAAAGacatataacaataattcacacaccacaacaaaatggggtgGCTGCGCGAACGAATAGAACTCTTTTAAATAAAGTAAGATGCACGCTTAGAAACTCTAGTTTGCCTAAACAATTTTGGGGTGAAGTTGTCACTACAGATGCTTATTTAGTAAATAGAAGTCCAAACAGAGTAATTGGCCTAAAAACCCCGGAAGAAAAATGGTCTGGTCATCCCCCATCCCTAAGTCATTTGAGAATATTTGGTTGTGCATACACTGATAAACTAAGTTCAAAATCAGTAAAATATTTGTTTCTAGGATATCCAAGTAGTGATAAAGGTTTTAGGCTATGCTCATTAGAACAACCAGGGTAAAAAATAATTAACAGTAGAAATATTGTTTTTAATGAGAAAGAATTTCCACACTTGAAAGAGAAAGGTAGTGTTTCATGTGATGCAGGAAACCCAGGTGAACAAAGTACCAATACAGAGATAGAGTTTACGTTAGTTAAGTCTCAAGGAAAAGTAGACGAGTCTACTAGTCAAAGTGGAAGTCAGGAACTTGAGCAACATCTTGATGATGGGCAACCTCAAGAAACTCTTACTAACTATCAATTAGCTCGAGATAGAACCAGAAGGGTCATTCGTGCTCCTTGCAAATTGGGAGAAGCAGATGTCATTTCATATGCTCTGAATGTGACAAGACAACTTGATGAAAGTGAGTTATCAACATATCTAAAAGAAATTAAAAGCAGAGATTCAAAGTTGTGGATTAAAgctatgaatgaagaaatggactCTTTAAGGAAGAATAAGACATGGGGTTAGTTTCAAAGCCTAAAGACAAGAAGATAATTGCTTGTAAATGGGTTTATAAGCTAAAAGAAGGGGCAACACATGATGAGGCAAAAAGGTATAAAGCAAGACTTGTGGCAAATGGATTTACACAAGAAGAGGGGATAGACTATAATGAAGTATTCTCACCAGTAGTTAAGTATAAAACTATAAGGATCATGCTAGCTTTAGCAACCTAGCTATATTTTCAAGTGGAACAAATGGATGTTACAACAACGTTTTTGAATGGAAAGCTTGAAGAAACCATTTTCATGAGTAAACCTGAAGGTTTTGAGGTAGAACAACCAGGTGGTGAACTTGTATGCAAGCTAGAGAGGTCTTTATATGGTCTGAACCAGTTGCCTCGTCAATGGAATAGAAGGTTTGACGATTTTGTGACTAGTTTGGGGTTCAAAAGGTATGAGTTTGATACATGTTTATACTACAAGAATTTAGAAACAAGTGATGTTTTTTTCTTACTCTTATACGTGAATGATATGTTACTAATTGGAAAAGAAAAGCAACACATTGTTTGGTTAAAAGGACAGCTTAGTAAGGAGTtcgaaatgaaggatttgggtacAACAAAGAAAATTCTTGGCATGGTCATTACAAGGAATAACAAAGAGGAGAAGTTGATTATTTCTCAAACTGGATACTTGTCAAAGGGGCTTGACATATTCAACATGAGTaattcttaacctgttagcatgCCTATTGCTGGgcatttcaaattttcaaatgatCAATGTCCAAAGAATAATGAAGATACAAAAAGAATGGAAAGTGTTTCTTATTCAGAAGCAATAGGTTGCTTAATGTACTCAATGGTGAGTACCATACTTGATCTAGCCTATCCTATAAGTGTATTAAGTAGGTATATGGCTAATCTAGGTGAACCTCATTGGGAAGGTTTGAAATGGTTGTTAAGATACATCAAAGGCACTTTTAATTATGGATTGTACTTCAAGAAAGCCAAGGGACAGATTGAACTCGAAGGATTGGTGGATTCTGACTATGCAGCAAATAGAGACAATAGGAAGTCAGTAACATCATTTATTTTCTTGTTGAATGGAAATTGTATTTGCTGGAAAACTCAACTACAACCTGTGGTGGCATTGTCTACAATTGAGGCAGAATTTATGGTAGTAACTGAAGCTATCAAAGAGGGAATTTGGCTTCAAGGCTTACTTAAAGAGCTAAAGATGTTGAAGGGAAGAGTTACTGTATAGTCAGATAGTCAGTCAGCAATTCATCTCAGCAAAAATCCAGTGTACCATGAGCGTTCAAAGCACATTGACATTAGGATGTACTAGATAAGGGAGAAAATTGAAAACAAAGAGATTGACTTGGAAAAGGTCCCTACTGAAGAAAATGCAGCAGACTTGGGTACTAAGGTGCTGCCTTTGAACAAGTTCAAATATTGTTTGAACTTGATTGGTCTTGAAGAATGATGAAGACATAAATTCGAGTATACTTCTCCCCTGATCTAAGGTAGTGTCTTATGCCATTAATATAAGGATTAAGGTGGAATATGTTGGGGTAATCCTAATATCACTGGCATATGACATGTTGTTATTAAGAGGTCATTAAATAACTTATCTCTTTTGTTACTCTTTTAAGCCTAGACAGTTACAACAAACTTTTAGTCAGTTACAACAGATCTAATTTTACATTCAGCACGTAAAGCATCTGGAGCTGCAACTATATATATCCAGGGGTTTCAATAGTTGGGTAGAAGAATAATAAGAGTTTTGAGAGGTTTTGAAAAGAGGGATTGAGAGAACAAAGGTTAATTTTCTTTGTACATTGTTGAGTGTGTGAGAATTTACTGTGGTGTAAACTAAGTGCTCATAATTTGAGTTGTACAGAGTGTTCAAGAACCTTTGTAGAGGATGAAGGGCTGGTTGTTTTGTAACATCGATTCATTATAGTGGAGAAGTGCTCAGACTGGATGTAGGCCTTAATTTTAAGATTGAAATAGTATAAAATCTCTCCGTGtgattctttttcttctcttctctaTTTTTTGTTATCCAAGTGTTTGTGTTTTAGTACACTTTTCTGTGTGTATTTGTTCTTGGTTTGTTTTGTAGCTGAATCTTGGAGCCTTGGGGTTGTGGATTACTTTACCACgacataataattaaaatatatatatatatagagttgGTAATACTAATAATGAAAGTTATATAAGATTATTGCTATTATTGTGAATAAGGCTTCATATTGTTCTGTAACATTAATGACTATAGGGTGTAGAAGTGGGTAAACAATAAAGTGATAACTACTTTCAAAGTAAAAAGTAACAAATGGGGAGGTGATTAATGAATTAGGTAACACTTTTTCCCGGCTAGGTAAAACTTTTTTTGGTATCTAAAACTTGAAAACTAAAACCAGCGAACAAAAAAATAAGAGtgaatcttatttttaatttgatAATAATTAGTTTTGTATAGATTCTTACAGCATTACAGCTTGCACTTAACACATTACATCTCTGCCTTGGTTCTATGTGCAGGTGATAAGTTGTTACGCACACCTCCTGACAATTGAAGAGCGTAAAAATGCTCCTAACGAGATACAACAACTTTGGTTTATGACTTGTCGAATGTCTATAAGTTTAAATGTTGGAATATGTACTATGAGAGTATGTACCACTGctctatattaattaattttatatttagaaTATGTAACTTActatattgttttattttgtgCCATGATAGCATCAAAATTTGGGTGTATGCAAACCAATAAAAAAATGGGCCGCACAAGTTCAATGGCAAAAGCTGTACTATGGGAGGCTAAAGCACATTGAACATGTATGTATCACCATACATTGATTTTATTTCCATTTAATTGCATTATTTTACCAAAAAAAAAGTCTTCTGCAATTGTTTATACAATCTTCTCCATTAGGAATTTTATAAATTGCTTGTGCATATAAagattaatatgtatatatatgcgtGTGACAAGTTGGTGATACTCTCTGGTCTTATCTGTTtctctttgtttattttttaatcttaTAATTTGAGCTTTCAGTTTTGTTTATACATACATCACAAGAAAACAAAAGTGGGATTtcatattttctctctttttttttactGACATGAAAATAATGAGTCAACAATAGGATCAAGATGATGAGTTGAACTTCCGCATTAATCTTCCAAACACTAACCACAGCCTTGATGTAGCGTGACTAAATCCAAagcctatatttatatatatatagataaatatacgcatatatatttgtttataaatacatatatacattTTATGAACATTTCTCATAAATAAATTAGAGAAAAGTTGTTGAATTTATGAAGAGCTTTTCTAAGAATGTTGGTGGGATTTTCACGAAGCTCCACTACACTTAGCGAATTTATGAAGAGCTTTTCTAAGCATATTAGTGGGATTTTCGCGAAGCTCCTCTGCAAATTTACAGAGAGCTTCTCTAAGCATAATGGTGGGATTTCTGTGAAACTCCTCTACACTTAGCGAATTTATGGATAGCTTCTCTAAGCATGTTGGTGAGACTTTTGCGAAGCTCCTCTATACTTAGCATTTTTTCTAAAATATGCTCATCCACTCTTAGTACATTTTCCAAAAAATGCTCTTCCACACTTAGTATATTTTCTAGCTTGTAGAGTAAAATTTGCACTCTAGCAAACTTGTAGATATGTCACAGCTTCGTGTTTGTTGTGAATTTTTCcttattgataaaaaaaaatcttggCTGGATACCAGTGAGTAGTGAACAAACATAGAAACCCTTTGAGATGTTGAAATACATGATGAGATGATGAGGAGTTTGTCGAACTGTTCGAGGAGTATTGTAGTCTGTGTAGTGTAGGATACTTAATACTTTTTACAAAAGTGTATGATGGGAAGCATTCCCATACTTAGCGAGGAGGAGATCTCACTCTTAGGAAGAGCTACTCTTAGAGAGGTGGAACTTTGGAGCTCATACTCGGAGGTAGAGCTACTCTTAGAGAGGAGGAGCTCTCACTCCGAGGTGGAGCTACTATTAGTGAGGAGGAGCTCTTACTCTGAGGTGGAGCTACTCTTACAGGGGAGGCGCTCTCACTCCTAGGTGGAGTGTCTGCTCTTAGAGAAGGTTGAACTCTCACTCCTGGGCGGCAGAGTGTATGCTTTTAGAAAAGGTTGAGTTCTTACTCTTAGGTGGGGTGTCTACTTATAGTAAAGGTCAAGCTTTCATTCCTTGGTGGAATGTCTGCTCCTGGAGAAGGTGGAGCTCTCACTCCTAGGTGGAGTGTCTGCTCTTAGCAAAGGTCGAGCTCTCATTCATGGGACTATTGTAAATAGAGGTCTGTCTCTATTTGAAAACACACTATATACTCTCTTTTAGAGAGACATTATTTTCTACACTTTTTCTCTTagtaaattttatgttttttatttaatcATGTGTAGCTAAGTTTCTATTTAGGTTAAGGCCTAAGGATGATTTCAAAGCCCTAGATTTCTTGTTCTTAATAATTTTCATTGTTATTTTGTTCCTGATTATCAAATTATTCATATTCATCTATGCTTAATTCTATGATTATTGTTTAGATCTTATTTAGTAGAGCTCATCTCTTTAATTTATtatcatcttagaatttctattcacaTAATTGTTTAGAATTCTAAGTTTTGagtgataaattataatttagatTAATGTCGAAATTTGTTTTAATTATGATGATGAATATgacctaggttaaatagattagGGGTGCACATTGGGCGGGTTTGGGTTGGTCGGGTTTGGGTTAGTCAGGTGGAAGAAATTAATACCGAAACCACCCGAATTGCTCTCGGATTTCTTCGGGTTTGGATTAGGTCGGGTGTGGACATGTCAGGTTTGGGTGGGGTCGGGTTCGGGTGTGCGAAAAGTGCAACCAAACCCGTCTGAAAGGGGGTCGGGTTGGTCGGGTTCAGGTTACTCAAAAGACAACCAtactaaaaactcatattttagaTTTGATGATGTTCAACAAGTTTACTCAAAATTAGAATATCAATAAGAGCAACTAATTTTGCAATTGGCAATGAAACATTATTATTCAATTGCATTTCATTGTCTTACTTTAAAAATTAGTACAAGTAGTAGTAATAACATTATTATGCCATTTTTTCTCAAATTCTCTCTTCCCCTAAAACCcactttaaaaataaataaataaataaataaaaatacccCACTTTCATTGcaaattggattttttttttcaaggaaGTAGTAGCACCACAATTATGTTTCATTGAATCCAAAATTTGGAATTTTTGGTGGTGTGTGTAGAATCATGGACTAAAGGGGTTTTAAatccttaagcataaaataatgGTTATATGATAAAAACATGCCCAAAAGTgctataagttaaaaaaaaaaacaggataTGCCAAAATGATATAATATAAGCTTTACTTAAATGGATCTTCATGACCAACCAATCACATAGTGACAATAACTAAACAACACTATCAAGTTTTTGAGTCTGCCCTTCTAGAgaatttcattaatttttttccCTTAGTTGTGTGGTTGGGATTAGTTGAAAAGCacatttgttttgttttcttcaatagaaaaaaaaataataaaaaagtgaaaaaagaaaaagagaatttaaattattaataataagTAACTTATATGAAACATCCAAGTTCTAACCATAATTAGCTATAAACTCAAAAgtccataattaaaatttaaatgtcCATACCAAATTACCAATGCCATAGTCCAAATCCAAAAGtcca
This genomic interval from Humulus lupulus chromosome 8, drHumLupu1.1, whole genome shotgun sequence contains the following:
- the LOC133796286 gene encoding secreted RxLR effector protein 161-like translates to MPIAGHFKFSNDQCPKNNEDTKRMESVSYSEAIGCLMYSMVSTILDLAYPISVLSRYMANLGEPHWEGLKWLLRYIKGTFNYGLYFKKAKGQIELEGLVDSDYAANRDNRKSVTSFIFLLNGNCICWKTQLQPVVALSTIEAEFMVVTEAIKEGIWLQGLLKELKMLKGRVTIREKIENKEIDLEKVPTEENAADLGTKVLPLNKFKYCLNLIGLEE